A stretch of the Elephas maximus indicus isolate mEleMax1 chromosome 3, mEleMax1 primary haplotype, whole genome shotgun sequence genome encodes the following:
- the MFAP2 gene encoding microfibrillar-associated protein 2 isoform X1, with product MRVAYLFLLVLPAGLLAQGQYDLDPLPPFPDHVQYTHYSDQIDPPDYYDYQEVTPRPPEEQFQFQSQQQVQQEVIPAPTSEPGHPETEPTEPGPLDCREEQYPCTRLYSIHKPCKQCLHEVCFYSLRRMYIINKEICVRTVCAHEELLRADLCRDKFSKCGVMASSGLCQSVAASCARSCGGC from the exons ATGAGAGTTGCCTACCTCTTCCTGCTAGTCCTGCCTG CAGGCCTGCTGGCTCAGGGCCAATATGACCTGGACCCCCTGCCTCCGTTCCCTGACCATGTCCAGTACACCCACTACAGTGACCAGATCG ACCCCCCAGACTACTATGACTATCAAG AGGTGACTCCTCGGCCCCCCGAGGAGCAGTTCCAGTTCCAATCCCAGCAGCAGGTCCAACAGGAAGTCATCCCAGCCCCCACCTCAG AACCAGGACATCCAGAAACAGAGCCCACGGAGCCTGGGCCTCTCG ACTGCCGCGAGGAGCAGTACCCGTGCACCcgcctttactccatccacaagCCCTGCAAACAGTGTCTCCACGAGGTCTGTTTCTACAG CCTCCGCCGCATGTACATCATCAACAAGGAGATCTGTGTCCGCACGGTATGTGCCCACGAGGAGCTCCTCCGAG CTGACCTGTGTCGCGACAAGTTCTCCAAGTGTGGCGTGATGGCCAGCAGTGGCCTGTGCCAGTCTGTGGCGGCCTCCTGCGCTAGGAGCTGCGGAGGCTGTTAG
- the MFAP2 gene encoding microfibrillar-associated protein 2 isoform X2: MRVAYLFLLVLPGLLAQGQYDLDPLPPFPDHVQYTHYSDQIDPPDYYDYQEVTPRPPEEQFQFQSQQQVQQEVIPAPTSEPGHPETEPTEPGPLDCREEQYPCTRLYSIHKPCKQCLHEVCFYSLRRMYIINKEICVRTVCAHEELLRADLCRDKFSKCGVMASSGLCQSVAASCARSCGGC, from the exons ATGAGAGTTGCCTACCTCTTCCTGCTAGTCCTGCCTG GCCTGCTGGCTCAGGGCCAATATGACCTGGACCCCCTGCCTCCGTTCCCTGACCATGTCCAGTACACCCACTACAGTGACCAGATCG ACCCCCCAGACTACTATGACTATCAAG AGGTGACTCCTCGGCCCCCCGAGGAGCAGTTCCAGTTCCAATCCCAGCAGCAGGTCCAACAGGAAGTCATCCCAGCCCCCACCTCAG AACCAGGACATCCAGAAACAGAGCCCACGGAGCCTGGGCCTCTCG ACTGCCGCGAGGAGCAGTACCCGTGCACCcgcctttactccatccacaagCCCTGCAAACAGTGTCTCCACGAGGTCTGTTTCTACAG CCTCCGCCGCATGTACATCATCAACAAGGAGATCTGTGTCCGCACGGTATGTGCCCACGAGGAGCTCCTCCGAG CTGACCTGTGTCGCGACAAGTTCTCCAAGTGTGGCGTGATGGCCAGCAGTGGCCTGTGCCAGTCTGTGGCGGCCTCCTGCGCTAGGAGCTGCGGAGGCTGTTAG